The proteins below are encoded in one region of Sphaerodactylus townsendi isolate TG3544 linkage group LG06, MPM_Stown_v2.3, whole genome shotgun sequence:
- the CITED4 gene encoding cbp/p300-interacting transactivator 4 — MADHMMISMSHGMNGLQGYRMGVNGLQGPPQHGQHMLRTIPANHQMMQYGNPGLDTGMRQRPGIGGQMAHHQVPNAMMFNSPNQQPQQQQQYMGPVGTQQLMASMHLQKLNTQYQGHPLMAMNNGPVGTGAQQYRVGPSPHPGMQHMPSPALTLNVMDMDLVDEEVLTSLVMELGLDRIQELPELFLGQNEFDFISDFVSKQQPSAISC; from the coding sequence ATGGCGGACCACATGATGATTTCGATGAGCCACGGCATGAACGGGCTGCAGGGCTACCGGATGGGGGTGAACGGCCTGCAGGGCCCTCCCCAGCACGGACAGCACATGCTAAGGACGATACCTGCTAACCACCAAATGATGCAATATGGAAACCCCGGCCTGGACACAGGGATGAGGCAGCGGCCCGGCATCGGTGGACAGATGGCACATCACCAGGTGCCGAACGCCATGATGTTCAACAGTCCCaaccagcagccgcagcagcagcaacaatacaTGGGACCCGTCGGCACTCAGCAACTTATGGCCAGCATGCACTTGCAGAAACTCAATACCCAGTACCAGGGCCACCCTCTCATGGCCATGAACAACGGGCCTGTGGGAACAGGTGCACAGCAATACAGAGTGGGCCCCAGCCCACATCCTGGCATGCAGCATATGCCCTCTCCTGCTTTGACCTTGAACGTTATGGACATGGATCTTGTCGACGAAGAGGTTTTGACCTCCTTGGTCATGGAACTTGGTTTGGACCGAATTCAGGAGCTACCGGAACTTTTCCTGGGACAGAACGAGTTTGACTTCATTTCGGACTTTGtcagcaaacagcagcccagcGCCATCAGCTGTTGA